A genomic window from Chrysoperla carnea chromosome 3, inChrCarn1.1, whole genome shotgun sequence includes:
- the LOC123295302 gene encoding dnaJ homolog subfamily C member 1: protein MNLFIICFLILTHVSCNYCWDNDDLEIFDLVEEINTNFYTLLGIPQDANATAIRKAFRSLSLQLHPDKNSAPDAEEKFRQLVSVYDVIKEPSKREKYDEVLKNGLPNWKSAVYYYRHVRKVGLIEMFCILFVLVSIGQYVVGWASYIEQKFNIESMKKTKEKKLRKAAKGKAPTDPIQQWVDEIPKPSVLNTLPVQIPKLLWSMTINLPTTISCVVRMISEAIEQRKLQKEAELAQMEEEYQPELKEDKPKRRKKIPFVPQERQFEENSCLLDPVEDVSPVIEKYRPAPVAGGFWSDDDLADLARLANKYPPGTPDRWEKIADIMNRCIPEVTHMALKIKDNPHLFLKSSEESNTVVDDSPKKVKTKAESKIEIDENASWSQLQQKAFENALQKYPKGSVSDRWEKISKSVPNKTKEECIQRYKYLVELLKKQKSKSGGTEAVDETSEQI from the exons atgaatttatttataatatgttttttaattttaacacacGTCAGTTGTAATTACTGTTGGGATAACGATGATCTGGAAATATTTGACTTGGTCGAAGAAATAAACACCAATTTTTACACGTTACTAGGAATTCCACAG gATGCAAACGCGACAGCAATTCGGAAAGCGTTTCGATCGCTTTCATTACAATTACATCCCGACAAGAATTCAGCGCCAGATGCTGAAGAAAAATTTCGTCAGTTAGTATCCGTTTATGATGTGATAAAAGAACCGAGTAAACGTGAGAAATATGATGAAGTTCTAAAGAATGGATTACCGAATTGGAAATCAGCTGTGTATTATTACAGACATGTTCGAAAAGTTGGACTCATTGAAATGTTTTGTATTCTGTTTGTTTTGGTATCAATAGGACAGTATGTTGTTGGATGGGCGTCATACATTgagcaaaagtttaatatt GAATCCATGAAAAAAACCAAAGAGAAAAAGCTTCGAAAAGCTGCAAAAGGAAAAGCTCCAACAGATCCAATACAACAGTGGGTTGACGAGATCCCAAAGCCTAGTGTTTTAAATACATTACCTGTacaaattccaaaattattatGGTCAATGACTATTAATCTACCCACAACTATATCGTGTGTTGTCCGAATGATATCAGAAGCCATTGAACAAAGAAAACTGCAAAAAGAAGC cGAATTGGCTCAAATGGAGGAGGAATATCAACCAGAATTAAAGGAAGATAAACCTAAACGAAGGAAAAAAATACCTTTTGTGCCTCAAGAACGACAGTTTGAAGAAAATTCTTGTTTATTAGATCCAGTCGAAGATGTTTCACCTGTGATAGAAAAATACCGACCAGCTCCAGTAGCTGGTGGATTTTGGAGTGATGATGACCTTGCTGACTTAGCTAGATTAGCAAATAAATATCCTCCTGGTACTCCAGATCGTTGGGAAAAAATCGCTGATATAATGAATCG CTGTATACCCGAAGTAACACATAtggcattaaaaattaaagataatcctcatctttttttaaaaagtagcgAAGAAAGTAATACAGTTGTAGACGATAGtccgaaaaaagtaaaaacgaaAGCCGAATCCAAAATAGAAATAGATGAAAATGCATCATGGAGTCAGTTACAACAGAAAGCATTCGAAAACGCTTTACAAAAATATCCTAAAGGTTCGGTTTCAGATCGATGGgagaaaatttctaaatctgttcctaataaaacaaag GAGGAGTGTATACAacgatataaatatttagtggaattattaaaaaaacaaaaaagtaaatcaGGTGGGACTGAGGCTGTGGATGAAACATCTGAGCaaatataa
- the LOC123296192 gene encoding probable serine/threonine-protein kinase DDB_G0268078: MYVVGRSVLVTAKICDGGHSCSGPMTCCNKGCCYTNQGPGTMISGAGTSRVYTGIGPQLLMPVHWYFWALLAACLAAIICLCALWRRRTVWSCCRDSGQDRRSEPDSNGSLYAPPHYSRCSSFHHAPPPPYTEVATKPDMYPLVIGYGLGCENNFKAPTTNYLMVQYFHNYIFQPTTGSISATSTVDSLSSAFICTSNNDTNIIPPPYSCTGSIEECNSMPNDPAPSVREETGVSTNTTQATYTYCDMMGNEIRPTSVVSNYTNNNLITHQHQTQQHSEVLDTSYHVQSSSSSAVVNRNNIRSEDNQTMYIPTNQYNFNNNSEMPNNLNNNNNISDNSAASWGRQNDDREFENPELVLDQTYSVANSITGSDISSLTNLGTPDSPPRATSPTVEIREILNKIQQLPQQKSPIPIVEQNDMPSSSTTATSKSPPLMMPPIKTQTFLRTKRCFTRNKIKTLYVPLTKQSKTMNLYDASKSCSTKRWLSRSAPTTPCSAMLPTFPSQRKSSANGSRRGSKNGDGSPLLLEQESSDDETRKSEHV, from the exons ATGTACGTTGTCGGCAGATCTGTATTG GTTACAGCAAAAATATGTGATGGTGGTCATTCGTGTTCTGGACCTATGACATGCTGCAATAAAGGATGCTGTTACACAAATCAAGGACCTGGTACAATGATTTCTGGTGCGGGTACATCACGTGTATATACTGGCATTGGACCACAATTATTAATGCCCGTACATTGGTATTTTTGGGCATTATTAGCTGCATGTTTAGCAGCAATTATATGCTTATGCGCACTTTGGCGACGTAGAACTGTATGGTCATGTTGTCGTGATTCTGGACAAGATCGACGTTCGGAACCGGATTCAAATGGATCATTATATGCACCGCCACATTATAGCAG ATGTAGTTCATTCCATCACGCGCCTCCACCCCCATATACTGAGGTAGCTACCAAACCAGACATGTATCCATTGGTGATAGGATATGGTTTAGGATGTgagaataattttaaagcaCCCACGACCAATTATCTAATGgttcaatattttcataattatatatttcaaccAACTACAg ggTCTATATCTGCCACAAGTACTGTGGATTCACTTAGTTCTGCATTTATTTGTACATCTAATAATGAC ACAAATATTATACCACCACCGTATTCGTGTACTGGAAGTATTGAAGAATGTAATTCAATGCCAAATGATCCAGCACCGAGTGTTCGAGAAGAAACTGGCGTATCAACAAACACAACGCAAGCAACTTACACATATTGTGACATGATGGGTAACGAAATTCGACCAACAAGTGTCGTATCAAATTACACAAACAACAATTTAATAACGCATCAACATCAAACGCAACAACATTCGGAAGTGTTAGACACTTCATATCATGTACAATCATCATCTTCAAGTGCTGTAGTAAATCGTAATAATATTCGAAGTGAAGATAATCAAACAATGTACATACCaacaaatcaatataattttaataataattccgaAATGcctaataatttaaacaataataataatattagtgaTAATAGCGCTGCCTCATGGGGCAGACAAAATGATGATCGAGAATTTGAGAATCCAGAATTAGTTTTAGATCAAACGTATAGTGTTGCAAATAGTATAACCGGTTCGGATATAAGTAGCCTAACAAATTTAGGTACACCAGATTCACCGCCACGAGCTACAAGTCCCACTGTGGAAATAcgtgaaatattaaataaaattcaacagTTGCCTCAACAAAAAAGTCCTATACCTATAGTGGAACAAAATGATATGCCTTCATCATCCACCACAGCGACATCCAAATCTCCACCGCTAATGATGCCACCGATTAAAACACAAACCTTTTTAAGAACTAAACGTTGTTTTACacgcaataaaattaaaacgttaTATGTGCCTCTTACGAAACAATCAAAAACAATGAATTTATATGATGCGTCAAAAAGTTGTAGTACAAAACGTTGGTTGTCACGTTCGGCGCCAACAACACCGTGTTCAGCAATGTTACCTACATTTCCATCACAACGAAAAAGTTCAGCAAATGGTAGCCGACGTGGTAGTAAAAATGGCGATGGAAGTCCACTGTTGTTGGAACAAGAGTCTTCGGATGATGAAACACGTAAATCCGAACAtgtttaa
- the LOC123295811 gene encoding heparan-alpha-glucosaminide N-acetyltransferase: MEYFERFLEHTSSNDLNVDECLITYNGTEDLNIFSIYKECYHCSEYEHFKTLSQSSAFIYKIVPNRRWKIRFATNESIICNITPNLGEFGEYELQISNATSCHFKTLKQPVNIYYPLFAIPILLFLSIFIPFAYTSLRELLRKKDSEPPTSVQKTKSKRVTAIDTFRGICIVMMIFVNDGAGAYRFLEHAVWNGLQFADVIFPWFMWIMGFCIPISIQSQLKKRVNRFQIFAQILQRSITLFIIGLGLNTVASGANVETIRICGVYQRFAVCYFVVGVIMVIFTRRDYGPPKSTLAETCEDILKILPQWIVIGILVAVHTCVIFLIEFPGCPKGYLGPGGFHENGEYFNCTGGITRYIDEFLLGKDHMYQWPEIITIYKAPTFDPENILGCLTSIFQVFLGVQAGVTLRTHKSKYGRINRWIIWGVITGIVGGILCQFKIEDGWIPINKNLWSLSFVLVTSSLAYFLFAFCYYLIDVLKLWSGRPFLYPGTNVTIIFVGHMVCYQMFPFHFSFSGMNTHFILLLENLWSTIIWVIIAYCLWRNEFFLSI; this comes from the exons ATGGAATATTTTGAACGATTTCTAGAACATACATCATCCAACGACCTAAATGTGGATGAAtgtttaattacttataatGGAACTGAagacttaaatatattttcgatatataaagAATGTTATCAT TGCTCTGAATACGAACATTTCAAAACATTATCACAATCTTCggcatttatatacaaaatagtgCCCAATCGAAGATGGAAAATACGATTTGCCACAAATGAATCGATAATTTGTAACATAACACCAAATTTAGGTGAATTTGGTGAATATgaattacaaatttcaaatgCTACCAGTtgtcattttaaaactttaaaacagcCAGTCAACATTTATTACC CTTTATTTGCAATTCCAATTCTATTATTTCTAAGTATCTTTATTCCATTCGCTTATACATCACTGAGAGAATTATTAAGAAAGAAAGATTCCGAACCACCAACGAGTGTACAGAAAACTAAATCGAAACGTGTGACAGCGATTGATACATTTCGAGG aatatgtATAGTTATGATGATTTTTGTAAACGATGGCGCTGGAGCCTATCGATTTTTGGAACATGCTGTTTGGAATGGTCTACAATTTGCTGACGTTATATTTCCATGGTTTATGTGGATAATGGGATTTTGTATACCAATTTCCATTCAATCGCAATTAAAAAAACGTGTTAATCGTTTTCAGATATTTGCTCAAATCTTACAG cgatcaattacattatttattattggacTTGGACTAAATACGGTAGCAAGTGGAGCCAATGTGGAAACAATTCGTATTTGTGGTGTATATCAACGTTTTGCAGTTTGCTATTTTGTTGTGGGTGTAATTATGGTTATATTTACAAGACGTGATTATGGTCCGCCAAAA TCAACATTAGCCGAGACATGTGaagatattctaaaaattttgccACAATGGATTGTTATTGGTATTTTGGTCGCCGTACATACGTGCGTCATTTTTCTGATTGAATTTCCAGGATGCCCCaa aGGATATTTAGGGCCTGGTGGATTTCATGAGAATGGTGAATACTTTAATTGCACCGGTGGTATAACTAGATACATTGATGAATTCCTCTTAGGAAAAGATCATATGTATCAATGGCCAGAAATAATAACGATCTATAAAGCTCCTACCTTTGATCCAGAAAATATTCTGG gATGCTTAACATCAATATTCCAAGTTTTTCTGGGTGTCCAAGCAGGAGTTACCTTACGTACtcataaatcaaaatatggTCGTATTAATCGATGGATAATATGGGGAGTAATAACTGGTATTGTGGGTGGAATTTTATGTCAATTCAAAATTGAAGATGGGTGGAttccaattaataaaaatttatg GTCGTTATCATTTGTACTTGTTACATCTTCGCTGGCGTACTTCCTATTTGCATTTTGCTATTACTTAATTGATGTGCTCAAATTATGGTCTGGTCGACCATTTTTATATCCAGGTACAAATGTGACGATAATATTTGTGGGTCATATGGTTTGCTATCAAATgtttccatttcatttttcattcagTGGAATGaatacacattttattttgCTTCTTGAAAATTTATGGTCAACAATCATTTGGGTTATTATCGCATACTGTTTGTGgagaaatgaatttttcttatccatttaa